A genomic window from Methanovulcanius yangii includes:
- a CDS encoding threonine--tRNA ligase: MRLLLIHSDHIQYQAQKKTPVAEEDIIPEDALDEALTAFCAVETADEDNLEAVAAQTAAEILETAGKLGTTNIMIYPYAHLSNDLSSPKAAVQALTRIEEICREQEGFTVKRAPFGWYKSFTVSCKGHPLSELSRTITPEEAAEKPAKKQVTHTFFVMTPDGETKDTAEYADDTPLGKLVKKETGLGVEQGGEPLHCDLMRSKELVDYEPLSDVGHHRWMPRGKIVRDLLSDYVLGLVLDYGGMPVETPVMYDLGDAAINEHAGKFGERQYRFKSGNRNMMLRFAACFGMFSIMRDMHISPNTLPMKMYELSTYSFRHEQKGECIGLKRLRAFTMPDMHTLCRDMDQTLTCFEEQLMMGWQTGRDLETEFAAVFRCTEDFYAEHEDWVKGIVKKSGVPMLIEILSDRVHYWVAKVDLAAIDGQGRPIENPTVQIDVESALRFDIKYYDGEGGEVFPPILHCSPTGSVERVICALLEKTATMDVPMLPVWLAPTQVRLLPVAERHQEYAEHVCATLNAAGVRCDWDDREESVGKKVREAGMDWVPYVAVIGDAEVESGELTVTVRALSEPKKPFKKNLTTVNLIETVREEIAGMPYRKIYTPTRLSMKPRYI, encoded by the coding sequence ATGCGACTTCTGCTCATTCATTCGGATCACATACAATACCAGGCTCAGAAAAAGACCCCGGTAGCCGAGGAGGATATCATCCCCGAGGACGCGCTCGACGAGGCGCTGACGGCATTCTGTGCCGTCGAGACGGCTGACGAAGACAATCTCGAAGCAGTTGCGGCACAGACCGCAGCGGAGATTCTCGAGACTGCGGGAAAACTGGGCACGACCAATATCATGATCTACCCCTATGCCCACCTGTCAAACGACCTCTCGTCGCCCAAGGCGGCGGTGCAGGCGCTCACCAGGATCGAGGAGATTTGCCGTGAGCAGGAAGGGTTCACCGTCAAACGTGCGCCCTTCGGCTGGTACAAATCATTCACCGTCTCCTGCAAGGGCCACCCGCTCTCAGAGCTTTCCCGGACGATCACCCCCGAGGAGGCGGCGGAGAAACCGGCCAAAAAGCAGGTCACCCACACCTTCTTCGTGATGACGCCGGACGGGGAGACGAAGGACACCGCTGAGTATGCGGATGATACACCCCTCGGAAAACTGGTGAAAAAGGAGACCGGCCTCGGAGTGGAACAGGGCGGCGAACCCCTCCACTGTGACCTGATGCGTTCAAAGGAACTCGTCGACTACGAACCGCTCTCCGATGTCGGTCACCACCGCTGGATGCCCCGCGGCAAGATCGTCCGCGACCTCCTCTCCGACTACGTGCTGGGCCTCGTCCTCGACTACGGCGGCATGCCGGTCGAGACCCCGGTGATGTACGACCTCGGCGACGCCGCCATCAATGAGCATGCGGGCAAGTTCGGCGAGCGCCAATACCGCTTCAAGTCCGGCAACCGCAACATGATGCTCCGTTTTGCCGCCTGCTTCGGGATGTTCTCCATCATGCGGGATATGCACATCTCCCCCAACACGCTCCCGATGAAGATGTACGAGCTCTCCACCTACTCGTTCCGCCACGAGCAGAAGGGCGAGTGCATCGGCTTAAAACGCCTCCGTGCCTTCACGATGCCGGATATGCACACCCTCTGCCGCGACATGGATCAGACGCTCACCTGCTTTGAGGAGCAGCTCATGATGGGATGGCAGACCGGCCGCGACCTCGAGACGGAATTTGCGGCGGTCTTCCGCTGCACGGAGGACTTCTACGCCGAGCACGAGGACTGGGTGAAGGGCATCGTAAAGAAGTCCGGTGTCCCGATGCTCATCGAAATCCTCTCCGACCGCGTTCACTACTGGGTCGCCAAGGTGGACCTTGCGGCAATCGACGGGCAGGGCAGGCCAATCGAGAACCCGACCGTGCAGATCGACGTCGAGTCGGCACTCCGCTTCGATATCAAATACTATGACGGCGAGGGCGGCGAAGTCTTCCCACCCATTCTCCACTGCTCCCCGACGGGGTCGGTCGAGCGGGTGATCTGCGCCCTCCTCGAGAAGACCGCGACGATGGATGTCCCGATGCTCCCCGTCTGGCTCGCCCCGACGCAGGTCCGTCTCCTGCCGGTGGCAGAGCGCCACCAGGAGTACGCCGAGCATGTCTGCGCCACGCTGAACGCCGCCGGTGTCCGCTGCGACTGGGACGACCGCGAGGAGTCCGTCGGCAAGAAGGTCCGCGAGGCGGGGATGGACTGGGTGCCGTACGTCGCAGTCATCGGCGACGCCGAGGTCGAGTCCGGCGAGCTGACCGTCACCGTCCGGGCACTCTCCGAACCAAAAAAGCCATTCAAGAAGAACCTGACCACCGTCAACCTCATCGAGACGGTGAGAGAAGAGATCGCAGGGATGCCCTACCGCAAGATATACACCCCCACACGGCTTTCCATGAAGCCGCGGTATATCTGA
- the dcd gene encoding dCTP deaminase, with translation MILVDWQIQNRIERGHIKIDPYDGKFVQPNSLDIRLGDHFVWYEDSDDVIDPYDQETITAGVHETHAEYIDVPPGMFLLAETLECIGLPDDVVATIEGKSSIARLGIALHQTGGWIDAGFCGTITLEISNANQRPVRLYAGMPIGQLVFYTTERAEKPYGSKGDAKYLNQRQATLSRYHRNVRQ, from the coding sequence ATGATTCTCGTTGACTGGCAGATCCAGAACCGCATCGAACGGGGCCATATCAAAATCGACCCATACGATGGAAAATTCGTCCAGCCCAATTCTCTTGACATACGTCTGGGAGACCACTTTGTCTGGTATGAGGACTCGGATGACGTTATCGACCCCTATGACCAGGAGACAATTACGGCGGGCGTCCACGAGACGCATGCGGAATACATCGATGTCCCCCCGGGCATGTTTCTCCTCGCCGAGACCCTCGAGTGTATCGGGCTTCCCGACGATGTCGTGGCGACGATCGAGGGCAAGTCCTCGATCGCCCGTCTCGGCATCGCCCTCCACCAGACCGGTGGTTGGATCGATGCGGGATTCTGCGGGACGATCACCCTGGAGATCTCCAATGCGAACCAGCGGCCGGTGCGGCTCTATGCGGGCATGCCCATCGGGCAGCTGGTCTTCTACACGACCGAGCGTGCCGAAAAGCCCTACGGCTCAAAGGGAGACGCCAAATACCTCAACCAGCGGCAGGCGACCCTGTCCCGGTATCACCGCAACGTACGCCAGTAA
- a CDS encoding DNA topoisomerase I, which translates to MHLIIAEKNIAAQRIATILAGKEKVKTGKENGVNTYRFDDAVALGLRGHVVEIDFEPGYSNWRSEVNTPRTLIDAGTVKKPTEKKIVGLIKKLARHAEKVTIATDFDREGELIGKEAYELVVSANPKVPVQRARFSAITPHEINQAFESPAEIDFDLAAAGETRQLIDLIWGASLTRFISIAAKRGGANILSVGRVQSPVLAMIVDREKEIEAFVPEPYWMLSLETGKATYAFEARHTHDKFWDQDEAQAAEVRTTEPLTVMSVKEGTRTDRAPAPFDTTSFIVAASRMRISAANAMRIAEDLYMNGYISYPRTDNTVYPASLDLDGVLKELKKTTFSRDVEWTLAHRRPQPTRGKKSSTDHPPIHPTGAARESALTPDQWKVYELIVRRFLATLSPDARWTTLKYLFDAGGEEYTATGSRLAEEGYRHVYTYSEAKETVLPRLEEGERLPILGVLNEQKETTPPPRYSQAKLIQTMEELGLGTKSTRHEVIGKLIGRRYIEGAPLRPTLVGRGVTDALEHYASMITKPEMTSTLENHMEDIKGAKRASGDVITESKEMLHLVFDRLEAHECDIGSEIMERTDEEKIIGPCPVCGRDLMIRQTKGMSQFIGCTGYPDCTFNIGLPSANWGTAIRENDVCPVHGLRHIRLIRKGARPWEIGCPLCNHIDSNREGLKMMPSVDDGMIERLHAAHIYSVYDVANCPAGEVADALGTDAAMTSKLQAEAEDVLEVMRRRTEMKKFVRKHVVPRRGRSPAKVTSALIDAGINDIGTLAAMDTASLTKMHLSEAEAESLLSEVRGEHNTRLLREYGVPAVSLKKYMAAGITTPADFCALHPAYLSAASGIKVETARKHAAAVCEGMGVATPEKVTQKMVDAGRKELLAIPGLGEAALLHLSMAGIYDAEGLAAADPEKTAQMTGIPAEKIRAFQEAL; encoded by the coding sequence ATGCATCTGATCATTGCAGAGAAGAACATCGCAGCACAGAGAATCGCAACCATCCTTGCTGGAAAAGAGAAGGTCAAAACCGGAAAAGAGAACGGGGTTAATACCTACCGCTTTGACGATGCCGTCGCGCTGGGACTGAGGGGTCATGTCGTCGAGATCGACTTTGAACCGGGCTACAGCAACTGGCGAAGCGAGGTCAACACCCCACGCACCCTTATCGATGCCGGGACGGTGAAAAAACCGACCGAGAAGAAGATTGTCGGACTCATAAAAAAGCTCGCCCGTCATGCGGAAAAGGTCACCATAGCCACGGATTTTGACCGTGAAGGAGAGCTCATCGGAAAGGAGGCCTATGAACTTGTTGTCAGCGCAAATCCAAAGGTCCCGGTCCAGCGGGCCCGGTTCTCCGCCATTACGCCGCATGAAATCAACCAGGCATTCGAAAGCCCTGCAGAGATTGACTTCGATCTTGCGGCGGCAGGCGAGACCCGGCAGCTGATCGACCTGATATGGGGTGCATCCCTGACCCGCTTCATCTCCATCGCCGCCAAACGGGGCGGTGCGAACATCCTCTCGGTGGGCCGCGTCCAGAGCCCGGTCCTCGCCATGATCGTGGACCGCGAGAAGGAGATCGAAGCCTTCGTCCCGGAACCCTACTGGATGCTCTCGCTCGAGACCGGGAAGGCGACCTACGCCTTCGAGGCCAGGCACACCCACGACAAGTTCTGGGACCAGGATGAGGCACAAGCAGCAGAGGTACGGACAACAGAGCCCCTGACGGTTATGAGCGTCAAGGAGGGCACCCGGACGGATCGTGCCCCCGCACCATTTGATACTACCTCGTTTATCGTCGCGGCCTCGCGGATGCGCATCTCAGCGGCGAATGCGATGCGCATCGCAGAAGACCTCTATATGAACGGGTACATCTCGTATCCGAGGACAGACAATACGGTCTACCCTGCATCCCTGGATCTCGATGGAGTCCTCAAAGAACTGAAAAAGACCACATTTTCCCGCGATGTGGAGTGGACCCTGGCACACAGGCGACCGCAGCCGACGCGGGGGAAGAAGTCCTCCACCGACCACCCGCCGATTCACCCGACTGGTGCGGCAAGGGAGAGCGCCCTTACCCCCGACCAGTGGAAGGTCTATGAACTGATCGTCCGCCGGTTCCTTGCAACACTCTCGCCGGATGCACGATGGACAACGCTCAAGTATCTCTTCGATGCAGGCGGCGAGGAATACACTGCCACCGGATCAAGGCTCGCTGAGGAAGGATACCGGCATGTCTACACCTACAGCGAGGCGAAGGAAACAGTGCTCCCCCGCCTTGAAGAGGGTGAGCGCCTTCCCATCCTCGGAGTGCTGAACGAACAGAAGGAGACTACTCCACCTCCGCGCTATTCGCAGGCAAAGCTCATCCAGACGATGGAGGAGCTGGGCCTCGGGACGAAGTCAACCCGTCATGAGGTGATTGGCAAGCTCATCGGCCGCCGGTATATCGAAGGAGCCCCCCTCCGCCCAACCCTCGTCGGGCGCGGTGTCACCGACGCACTCGAACACTATGCCTCAATGATCACCAAACCAGAGATGACGAGCACCCTTGAAAACCACATGGAGGATATCAAGGGGGCAAAGCGGGCATCGGGCGATGTCATCACCGAATCGAAAGAGATGCTGCACCTGGTCTTCGACCGCCTCGAGGCCCATGAATGCGACATCGGCAGCGAGATCATGGAACGCACCGATGAGGAGAAGATCATCGGCCCCTGTCCGGTCTGCGGCAGGGATCTGATGATCCGGCAGACGAAGGGCATGTCCCAGTTCATCGGGTGCACCGGCTATCCCGACTGTACCTTCAACATCGGCCTTCCCTCGGCAAACTGGGGCACCGCCATCCGGGAGAATGATGTCTGCCCGGTTCACGGCCTGCGGCATATCCGGCTGATTCGCAAAGGGGCGCGGCCGTGGGAGATCGGCTGTCCGCTCTGTAACCATATCGATTCGAACCGTGAAGGGCTGAAGATGATGCCATCGGTCGATGATGGGATGATCGAACGCCTGCATGCGGCACATATCTACAGCGTGTACGATGTCGCAAACTGCCCCGCCGGAGAGGTCGCGGACGCACTCGGCACCGACGCCGCCATGACGTCGAAACTCCAGGCGGAGGCCGAGGATGTCCTTGAGGTGATGCGGCGCCGCACCGAGATGAAAAAATTCGTTCGCAAACACGTTGTTCCCCGCCGGGGCAGGAGTCCTGCCAAGGTCACATCCGCCCTTATCGATGCAGGAATCAATGACATCGGCACCCTCGCGGCGATGGATACGGCCTCCCTTACAAAGATGCACCTCTCGGAAGCCGAGGCGGAGAGCCTCCTCTCAGAGGTCCGTGGTGAGCACAATACGAGGCTTCTGAGGGAGTACGGCGTCCCTGCAGTCAGTCTCAAGAAGTACATGGCAGCAGGGATCACCACCCCGGCCGATTTCTGTGCCCTTCACCCGGCCTACCTCTCCGCAGCTTCAGGTATCAAGGTGGAGACGGCCAGAAAACATGCCGCCGCAGTCTGCGAGGGGATGGGGGTCGCCACACCGGAAAAAGTGACGCAGAAGATGGTCGATGCCGGAAGAAAGGAGCTTCTTGCCATTCCCGGCCTTGGGGAGGCGGCGCTCCTTCACCTCTCCATGGCGGGCATCTACGATGCAGAGGGTCTTGCGGCCGCCGACCCGGAGAAGACAGCACAGATGACCGGCATACCGGCAGAGAAGATACGTGCCTTTCAGGAGGCGCTCTGA
- a CDS encoding PAS domain-containing sensor histidine kinase: MSSAHPVQEERILHLVNLLILATTALSFAVIGLLAAGILPLMFVSLVYLPGLLLTWYYREKGFLAATGIGVAILAMELFFSGMYDLFLGTTVFVLLFITYLAICGLMTIVSVMIHREHQRVQGISDSTGTALIIIGRDRSVRVVNKDFEALFGYGAEEVVGVMGVDAFFTNEGRAFISRALAQESGGHSSVFETKGRTKDGDEMDILVTFTRYPADNEAVISVIDISSRTMAETSLVEANRKLALLSGLTRHDVHNQLAVILASVDIMQDGGCGKDDPVCTGAISAIGRAAETIRQQVAFMKDYEDIGVHTPLWMNVRAAFDAAAKIMPLDRPDVRIDAVGAEVGIFVDPMFARVALNLVDNSLRHGGDYLSAITVRAEPVQEDGTLRIIYEDDGDGVAVVDKERVFEKGVGSNTGFGLFLIREVLDITGITIRETGSPGGGARFELTIPEGGWRSA; this comes from the coding sequence ATGAGCAGTGCGCACCCCGTGCAGGAGGAACGGATTCTGCACCTCGTCAACCTCCTTATTCTTGCAACAACGGCGCTCTCCTTTGCTGTGATCGGGCTCCTTGCCGCAGGAATACTGCCGCTGATGTTCGTTAGCCTGGTGTACCTGCCGGGCCTTCTTCTGACATGGTACTACCGGGAAAAGGGATTTCTTGCCGCCACGGGAATTGGTGTTGCGATTCTGGCCATGGAGTTATTCTTCTCCGGCATGTATGATCTCTTCTTAGGGACCACGGTGTTCGTCCTGCTGTTCATTACCTATCTTGCCATCTGCGGTCTGATGACCATCGTCTCGGTCATGATCCATCGCGAGCATCAGCGGGTTCAGGGCATTTCCGACTCGACGGGAACGGCACTCATCATCATCGGCAGGGACCGCTCCGTGCGGGTGGTCAACAAGGATTTTGAGGCGCTCTTCGGGTACGGGGCCGAAGAGGTCGTCGGGGTGATGGGCGTCGATGCCTTCTTCACCAATGAGGGGCGTGCCTTCATATCGCGTGCCCTGGCGCAGGAGAGCGGTGGGCACTCATCGGTCTTTGAAACGAAAGGACGGACGAAGGACGGCGATGAGATGGACATCCTCGTGACGTTCACGAGATATCCCGCAGACAACGAGGCGGTCATATCGGTGATCGACATCTCGTCGCGCACCATGGCCGAGACATCGCTTGTCGAGGCGAACCGGAAACTCGCCCTTCTTTCCGGGCTGACGAGGCATGACGTGCACAATCAGCTGGCGGTCATTCTCGCTTCGGTTGATATCATGCAGGATGGCGGATGCGGGAAGGACGACCCCGTCTGCACGGGTGCCATCTCCGCGATAGGGAGGGCTGCCGAGACCATCCGGCAGCAGGTCGCATTCATGAAGGATTACGAGGATATCGGGGTCCACACCCCCCTCTGGATGAACGTCCGGGCTGCCTTCGATGCCGCGGCAAAGATCATGCCGCTGGACCGGCCCGATGTTCGGATCGACGCCGTCGGCGCAGAGGTCGGGATCTTTGTGGACCCGATGTTTGCCCGTGTCGCGCTCAACCTCGTCGACAATTCGCTCCGGCACGGGGGTGACTACCTCTCCGCCATCACCGTGCGGGCGGAACCGGTACAGGAAGACGGGACGCTCAGGATCATCTATGAAGACGACGGCGACGGTGTTGCCGTGGTGGACAAGGAACGGGTCTTTGAGAAAGGGGTGGGAAGCAACACCGGATTCGGCCTCTTCCTCATCCGCGAGGTCCTTGATATCACGGGCATCACCATCCGGGAGACGGGGTCGCCGGGGGGCGGTGCCCGTTTCGAGCTCACCATCCCCGAAGGGGGCTGGCGGTCGGCCTGA
- a CDS encoding RNA methyltransferase, translated as MAEIEIVLVEPLYEGNIGFAARVMKNFGFTLLTMINPPAWGDEAIARSSHARDVLEGARIVSSLDEVIAESNLLVATTGELSKTISHAMRMPYYTPAELREMVLPVDGRVSILFGRENWGLGNDEVRRCDVVCTIPTSPEYPILNISHAVGVVCYELAHLPRGDYLLASRQEMDSLYDHIDRFLDLVDHFEYKRANTMTMMRRIFGRTMLTPREVTTMHGLLRRAEWMIEPWKHGESEGREDSGDDCPSGDGEE; from the coding sequence ATGGCCGAGATTGAAATTGTCCTTGTCGAACCCCTCTATGAGGGGAATATCGGATTTGCCGCCCGGGTGATGAAAAATTTTGGGTTTACGCTTCTTACGATGATCAACCCTCCGGCATGGGGCGATGAAGCCATTGCCCGGTCCTCGCACGCCCGCGATGTCCTCGAAGGTGCCCGGATTGTATCATCCCTCGACGAGGTGATCGCAGAGTCGAACCTCCTCGTCGCAACCACCGGCGAACTCTCCAAGACGATATCACATGCCATGCGGATGCCATACTATACCCCGGCCGAACTCCGGGAGATGGTCCTGCCGGTGGATGGGCGCGTCTCCATCCTCTTCGGCAGGGAAAACTGGGGTCTCGGCAATGACGAGGTGCGCCGGTGTGACGTCGTCTGTACCATCCCCACCTCACCGGAATATCCCATCCTCAACATCTCCCACGCGGTAGGGGTGGTCTGCTACGAGCTTGCCCACCTCCCGCGCGGCGACTATCTGCTCGCCTCGCGCCAGGAGATGGATTCCCTCTACGACCACATCGACAGGTTCCTCGACCTCGTGGATCACTTCGAATACAAACGGGCGAACACGATGACGATGATGCGCCGCATCTTCGGCCGTACGATGCTGACGCCCCGCGAGGTGACGACGATGCACGGGCTCCTCAGACGCGCTGAATGGATGATCGAACCATGGAAACACGGGGAATCTGAGGGGCGGGAGGACAGCGGCGACGACTGCCCCTCCGGTGATGGAGAGGAATAG
- a CDS encoding phosphoglycerol geranylgeranyltransferase: MKIDWTKWRHITKLDPDKVVSSADAEEIATSGTDALMLSGTLNVTKENLGELIDQVREYGLPMVVEPAGPEAVIMDGIDGLFVPSVLNTPEMVWMVGKHQYWVRHNTVDWNMVVPEAYIVLNPASSVGKVTRAICDLPAEDVAAYAEVADRYFRFPVTYIEYSGTYGNPAIVSAVSDVVTEGRLFYGGGINSAEKAAEMGQYADTIVVGNAVYDEGVDALKATVKAVK, translated from the coding sequence ATGAAGATTGACTGGACGAAATGGAGACATATCACCAAACTCGACCCGGACAAGGTCGTAAGCTCTGCCGATGCGGAGGAGATCGCAACGAGCGGGACCGATGCCCTGATGCTCTCGGGGACGCTGAATGTCACAAAGGAAAACCTTGGAGAACTTATCGACCAGGTCCGCGAATACGGCCTTCCGATGGTGGTGGAACCGGCGGGCCCCGAAGCCGTCATCATGGACGGAATCGACGGCCTCTTTGTACCATCGGTCCTGAACACCCCGGAGATGGTCTGGATGGTCGGCAAACACCAGTACTGGGTCAGGCACAACACCGTCGACTGGAACATGGTTGTGCCCGAGGCATATATCGTGCTCAATCCGGCCTCCTCAGTCGGCAAAGTTACCCGGGCCATATGCGACCTCCCCGCCGAGGACGTGGCGGCATATGCGGAGGTCGCTGACCGTTACTTCCGCTTCCCTGTCACGTACATCGAGTACTCGGGCACCTACGGCAACCCGGCGATCGTGAGCGCCGTCTCGGACGTCGTCACAGAAGGCCGTCTCTTCTACGGCGGGGGCATCAATAGCGCCGAAAAGGCGGCGGAGATGGGCCAGTACGCCGACACCATCGTCGTCGGAAACGCAGTCTACGACGAAGGCGTCGATGCGCTGAAGGCGACCGTGAAGGCAGTCAAATAA
- the gatB gene encoding Asp-tRNA(Asn)/Glu-tRNA(Gln) amidotransferase subunit GatB, with product MEPDQQVIIGLEIHCQLNTKTKLFCGCSTDFQGAPPNTHCCPICLGLPGAMPRLNKQAVLYALKVAKALNLEVPEYSEFSRKNYFYPDLPKAYQISQYDKPIAENGHLEIEDDEGHTKIVRITRIHLEEDPGRLVHKTGRDRAGYSLVDYNRSCIPLIEIVTEPDLRSPKEARRFLNKLRSTLEYLEVFDGEREGSIRVDANISIKGHNRVECKNISSYKGVEKALTFEITRQRNLIRRGQYITRETRHFQEGRGITTSSRSKEEENDYRYFPEPDLRPLRVRSWLDEVELPELPDARRDRFMRDYGISVNHARTLTGDLKVANFYEEIAVVDPKLAATWVADILLGELNYRSMKIDDVPAINIGDLIALVRDDEITDKSGVEVLRTMLDHCLNEEDCPMPADIVDEKGLAKVKDGEFDAIIASVVEANPQAVSDYLAGKKGALNFLVGQVMKETRGRADPKVLNTQMSAYLDGLEG from the coding sequence ATGGAACCGGACCAGCAGGTCATCATAGGCCTTGAGATTCACTGCCAGCTCAATACAAAGACGAAGCTCTTCTGCGGGTGTTCGACGGACTTCCAGGGCGCGCCTCCCAACACGCACTGCTGCCCCATCTGTCTCGGGCTTCCCGGAGCGATGCCGCGGCTGAACAAACAGGCGGTCCTCTACGCCCTCAAAGTGGCAAAGGCGCTTAACCTCGAGGTACCGGAGTATTCCGAATTCTCCCGGAAGAACTACTTCTACCCCGACCTCCCCAAGGCATACCAGATCTCCCAGTACGACAAGCCCATCGCCGAGAATGGGCATCTGGAGATCGAGGACGACGAGGGACATACAAAGATCGTCCGGATCACCCGCATTCACCTCGAAGAGGATCCCGGACGGCTGGTGCACAAGACCGGACGCGACCGGGCGGGATACTCTCTCGTGGACTATAACCGAAGCTGCATCCCGCTCATCGAGATCGTGACCGAACCGGATCTAAGGTCTCCGAAAGAGGCCCGGCGGTTCCTGAACAAACTCCGCTCAACGCTCGAGTACCTCGAAGTCTTCGACGGGGAGCGGGAGGGCTCCATCCGGGTCGATGCCAACATCTCCATTAAGGGCCACAACCGGGTGGAGTGCAAGAACATCTCGTCCTACAAGGGCGTGGAAAAGGCGCTCACCTTCGAGATCACCCGACAGAGAAACCTGATCCGCCGTGGTCAGTACATCACCCGGGAGACCCGTCACTTCCAGGAAGGGCGGGGGATTACCACCTCCTCCCGAAGCAAGGAGGAAGAGAACGACTACCGCTACTTCCCCGAACCTGATCTTCGACCCCTGCGGGTGAGGAGTTGGCTTGATGAAGTCGAACTGCCCGAACTTCCCGACGCCCGGCGCGACCGGTTCATGCGGGACTACGGCATCTCGGTCAACCATGCACGCACCCTGACCGGGGACCTGAAGGTTGCAAACTTCTACGAAGAGATTGCAGTCGTCGACCCGAAACTTGCCGCCACATGGGTCGCCGACATACTCCTCGGCGAACTCAACTACCGGTCCATGAAGATAGATGATGTCCCCGCGATCAATATCGGGGACCTGATCGCCCTCGTCCGTGACGATGAGATCACCGACAAGTCGGGGGTCGAGGTCCTGCGGACAATGCTCGATCACTGCCTCAATGAAGAGGACTGCCCGATGCCCGCCGACATCGTCGATGAAAAGGGCCTTGCGAAGGTGAAGGACGGCGAGTTTGACGCGATCATCGCATCGGTGGTGGAGGCAAATCCCCAGGCAGTCAGCGATTATCTTGCCGGGAAGAAGGGTGCGCTCAACTTCCTGGTCGGGCAGGTAATGAAGGAAACACGGGGCAGGGCGGACCCGAAGGTCCTCAATACCCAGATGAGTGCGTACCTCGACGGTCTGGAGGGGTAA
- a CDS encoding cysteine hydrolase family protein, with amino-acid sequence MSAGLLLIDIQNDYFSGGLMELVGMKEAAARASSLLSAFREEGLPVIHVQHLSTNPNAGFFIPGTIGAEIHPLVMPYPEEIVIEKHFPNSFHNTKLGEELAWTGVENLVICGAMTHMCVDATTRAARDLGYDCTVIADACATCDLEFRGTHVPANMVQAAFLAAMEVYGEVSDTSTILYRLSGI; translated from the coding sequence ATGAGTGCAGGACTTCTTCTCATAGATATCCAGAATGATTATTTCTCCGGGGGGTTGATGGAACTGGTGGGGATGAAAGAAGCGGCCGCACGCGCCTCCTCGCTCCTGAGCGCATTCAGGGAGGAGGGTCTCCCCGTCATTCACGTTCAGCATCTCTCCACCAATCCGAATGCCGGATTTTTTATTCCCGGCACCATCGGGGCGGAGATCCATCCCCTTGTAATGCCCTATCCGGAAGAGATCGTCATCGAAAAGCACTTCCCGAACAGCTTCCACAATACCAAACTCGGCGAGGAACTCGCCTGGACGGGAGTCGAAAACCTTGTTATCTGCGGTGCGATGACGCACATGTGCGTCGATGCGACCACCCGGGCCGCCCGCGACCTCGGGTACGACTGCACCGTGATCGCCGATGCCTGCGCTACCTGCGACCTCGAATTCCGGGGGACGCATGTGCCGGCGAATATGGTGCAGGCGGCGTTTCTTGCGGCCATGGAGGTCTACGGCGAGGTCTCGGACACATCGACCATCCTGTACCGGCTGAGCGGGATCTGA